In Myxococcales bacterium, a single genomic region encodes these proteins:
- a CDS encoding DUF2083 domain-containing protein — protein sequence MSISKVDGGPKLGAKVRALRRREGLTQVQLAEKLAVSPSYLNLIEGSKRPLPAGLLIKLAQLFHVDLESFAADDDARLVADLLEVFADPLFDAHSLTNADVREMAQASPAAARAVLGLYRAYAGARQSAESLSSKLTDGDESAGIATSILPSEEVSDFIQKHMNHFPELEESAEDLWRRAKLEGEDLYTGLVRHLGETRGVTVRIARTGVERDTLRKFDAERRVLALSELLPTRSRVFQLAHQTCLVLERDLLDRLVKDPILTSDEARALGRVTLANYFAGAVIMPYEPFLRAAREERYDIDVLGRRFRVGFEQASHRLTTMRRAGAEGVPFHMIRIDVAGNISKRFSASGIRFARFAGVCPRWNVFAAFLTPGMIRIQLSRMPDGITYFCIARTIHKDSGGYHAQHPVQAIGLGCRVEHARELIYSEGVDLDNKRAPVPVGVTCRTCDRSDCDQRALPSLRHPLQIDENIRGTSLYRMAERP from the coding sequence ATGTCGATTTCTAAGGTCGATGGGGGCCCAAAGCTGGGCGCCAAAGTGCGCGCGCTGCGGCGTCGCGAGGGGCTGACGCAAGTGCAGCTCGCCGAAAAGCTCGCCGTGTCGCCCTCTTACCTAAACCTCATTGAGGGCAGCAAGCGCCCCTTGCCCGCCGGCCTGCTCATCAAGCTCGCTCAACTCTTCCACGTCGATCTCGAGTCCTTCGCGGCCGACGATGACGCGAGGCTCGTCGCCGATTTGCTCGAGGTCTTCGCCGATCCGCTCTTCGACGCCCACTCGCTCACCAACGCGGACGTACGCGAGATGGCGCAGGCGAGTCCCGCCGCCGCGCGCGCGGTTCTCGGGCTCTACCGCGCCTACGCCGGTGCGCGTCAGTCCGCCGAATCGCTCTCCTCAAAGCTCACGGACGGCGACGAGTCGGCGGGCATCGCGACGTCCATTTTGCCGTCGGAGGAGGTGAGCGACTTCATCCAGAAGCACATGAACCACTTTCCCGAGCTTGAGGAGAGCGCCGAAGACCTGTGGCGTCGCGCGAAGCTCGAAGGCGAGGACCTCTACACGGGGCTGGTTCGGCACCTCGGCGAGACTCGCGGCGTCACCGTGCGCATCGCGCGAACCGGCGTTGAACGAGACACGCTCCGAAAATTCGACGCCGAGCGACGGGTTCTCGCCCTGAGCGAGCTCTTGCCCACGCGGAGTCGGGTTTTCCAGCTCGCCCACCAGACCTGCCTGGTGCTCGAACGCGATCTTCTCGACCGGCTCGTGAAGGATCCCATCTTGACGAGCGACGAGGCGCGCGCGCTCGGGCGCGTCACGCTCGCCAACTACTTCGCCGGCGCGGTCATCATGCCCTACGAGCCCTTCTTGCGAGCCGCGCGCGAGGAGCGCTACGACATCGACGTGCTCGGCCGGCGCTTTCGCGTGGGCTTCGAGCAGGCATCGCACCGCCTAACGACGATGCGAAGAGCCGGCGCCGAGGGCGTCCCGTTCCACATGATCCGCATCGACGTCGCCGGCAACATCTCGAAGCGCTTCAGCGCGTCGGGGATCCGCTTCGCACGCTTCGCCGGCGTCTGCCCGCGCTGGAACGTCTTCGCGGCGTTCCTCACGCCGGGCATGATCCGCATCCAGCTCTCGCGCATGCCTGACGGCATCACGTACTTCTGCATCGCGCGCACCATTCACAAGGACAGCGGCGGCTACCACGCGCAGCACCCTGTGCAGGCCATCGGCCTCGGCTGCCGCGTCGAGCACGCGCGGGAGCTCATCTACTCGGAAGGCGTCGACTTGGACAACAAGCGCGCCCCGGTACCAGTGGGCGTCACGTGCCGAACGTGCGATCGGTCCGACTGCGATCAGCGCGCCCTTCCCTCGCTGCGTCATCCGCTCCAGATCGACGAGAACATCCGAGGCACGAGCCTGTACCGAATGGCGGAGCGCCCTTGA
- the chrA gene encoding chromate efflux transporter: MQANPRQKDVSTLAVLWLALSIGAVAFGGGFAIIARIKQKVVDEYGWMSTEAFAAVLAVTAALPGTNAANLMAVVGARQKGPLVGALAVFCFLLPGSILMLLLAASYGRLRGVPAVGAALAGIAAAVVGIVAAVAEELRPAAVKRRLDLVVLVVTFGCLATQVVGLLELVVFAGLYGVFVHGPVLTRERHLSRDRGDDRSPFLLAAPAAVPLSTGLFFSFAKISLATFGGGVAMIPAIEREVVGRGWVDGASFSDAIAFSQLTPGPIAACSTFLGYRAAGFPGALAATAGVFLPPLILSLLVARSLPSLEARPRLRAFFSGVSVAVVGAILAAAYSVYRVGVHGVAATAFAVVVFGWRRWRPSDGTLWPLLAGATFGLLQGHLRLP; encoded by the coding sequence GTGCAAGCGAACCCGCGGCAGAAGGATGTCTCGACGCTCGCGGTCCTTTGGTTGGCTCTCTCCATCGGAGCCGTCGCATTCGGGGGCGGCTTCGCGATCATCGCCCGCATCAAGCAGAAGGTCGTTGACGAATACGGCTGGATGTCGACGGAGGCTTTCGCGGCCGTGTTGGCCGTGACGGCGGCGCTGCCAGGCACCAACGCGGCCAACCTCATGGCTGTCGTTGGCGCGCGGCAAAAGGGACCGCTCGTCGGTGCCCTCGCGGTCTTTTGTTTTCTCCTGCCGGGGAGCATCCTCATGCTGCTCCTCGCCGCGTCTTACGGGCGGCTCCGCGGCGTGCCGGCCGTCGGCGCGGCGCTGGCCGGCATCGCCGCGGCCGTTGTGGGGATTGTGGCCGCGGTCGCCGAGGAGCTTCGTCCCGCCGCCGTGAAGCGTCGCCTCGATCTCGTCGTCTTGGTCGTCACCTTTGGTTGCCTCGCCACGCAGGTCGTCGGCCTCCTCGAGTTGGTCGTGTTCGCCGGCCTTTATGGCGTTTTCGTGCACGGGCCCGTTCTTACGCGGGAGCGCCACCTCTCGCGCGACCGTGGCGACGATCGCTCGCCCTTCCTGCTCGCGGCGCCCGCCGCGGTGCCGCTCTCGACGGGGCTCTTCTTCTCCTTCGCGAAGATCAGCCTCGCCACGTTCGGCGGCGGCGTCGCGATGATCCCCGCCATCGAGCGCGAAGTCGTTGGGCGGGGGTGGGTCGACGGCGCGAGCTTCTCCGACGCCATTGCCTTCTCCCAATTGACGCCCGGCCCCATCGCCGCTTGCTCGACGTTCCTTGGCTACCGAGCCGCGGGCTTCCCGGGGGCGCTCGCCGCGACGGCGGGGGTCTTCTTGCCGCCGCTCATCCTTTCGTTGCTCGTCGCGCGCAGCCTGCCGTCGCTCGAGGCGCGCCCTCGCCTCCGCGCGTTCTTCTCCGGTGTGTCCGTCGCCGTCGTGGGTGCCATCCTCGCGGCAGCGTATTCGGTCTATCGCGTTGGCGTTCACGGTGTGGCGGCCACCGCGTTCGCCGTCGTCGTCTTCGGCTGGCGCCGCTGGCGGCCTTCCGACGGGACGCTGTGGCCGCTGCTTGCGGGCGCGACGTTCGGGCTGCTGCAAGGGCATCTTCGGTTGCCGTGA
- the aceB gene encoding malate synthase A — MTPTNASTGVVVSGVVVTDAPASLAAFEHLLTEGARSFLADLVRRFRPAIDEALLARAERKRAFDGGALPDFLPETRSVREDASWRVAPIPRDLEDRRVEITGPVDRKMIVNALGSGANVFMADFEDATAPTWDNLLAGQQNLFDAVRRQIDFTAPETGKRYALPEKTATLFVRPRGLHLPERHFVVDGRPAPGSLFDFGLFFFHNAKELLVRGTGSYFYVPKLESHREARIWNQVFAFAEAAVGVPAASVRATVLIETLPAAFEMDEILFELRERSAGLNCGRWDYIFSFIKKLGTHADRILPDRALVTMGEAFLLAYSELLIKTCHRRGIHAMGGMAAQIPIKGDAARNEQSLEKVRADKLREVQAGHDGTWVAHPGLIAIARAVFDEHMPGAHQIARARDDVSPSQSALLAVPGGKRTEAGLRHNVRVGIQYLEAWLGGQGCVPLYDLMEDAATAEISRAQIWQWLHHGVTLDGGPVVTAAFVASVVDEELARIRGEVGAERFERGHFPRAKELFLKVATTEPFEDFLTLPAYGDLS; from the coding sequence ATGACACCTACCAACGCGTCGACCGGGGTTGTGGTGAGCGGGGTTGTCGTGACGGACGCGCCCGCGAGCCTTGCGGCTTTCGAGCACCTGCTCACGGAAGGGGCTCGCTCGTTCCTCGCCGACTTGGTGCGTCGCTTCCGGCCGGCCATCGACGAGGCTCTCCTGGCGCGCGCCGAGCGGAAGCGCGCCTTCGACGGAGGCGCCCTCCCGGACTTCTTGCCGGAGACGCGCTCCGTTCGCGAGGACGCTTCTTGGCGTGTGGCGCCCATCCCCAGAGACCTCGAGGACCGACGCGTGGAGATCACTGGTCCCGTCGATCGCAAGATGATCGTCAACGCCCTCGGGTCGGGCGCGAACGTCTTCATGGCGGACTTCGAGGATGCGACGGCGCCGACTTGGGACAACCTCCTGGCCGGGCAGCAGAACCTCTTCGACGCGGTCCGCCGGCAAATCGACTTCACGGCGCCCGAGACCGGCAAGCGCTACGCCCTCCCTGAGAAGACGGCGACGCTCTTCGTCCGACCTCGCGGTCTCCACCTGCCGGAGCGGCACTTCGTTGTCGACGGCCGACCGGCACCGGGCAGCCTCTTCGACTTCGGACTCTTCTTTTTTCATAATGCCAAGGAGCTGTTGGTTCGCGGTACGGGGTCGTATTTCTACGTTCCGAAGCTCGAGAGCCACCGCGAGGCGCGAATCTGGAACCAGGTCTTCGCCTTCGCCGAAGCGGCGGTCGGTGTCCCCGCCGCCTCGGTTCGCGCGACGGTCCTCATCGAGACGTTGCCGGCGGCCTTCGAGATGGACGAGATCCTCTTCGAGCTGCGGGAGCGCTCCGCCGGGCTCAACTGCGGCCGCTGGGACTACATCTTCAGCTTCATCAAGAAGCTCGGCACGCACGCCGACCGCATCTTGCCGGATCGCGCGTTGGTCACCATGGGCGAGGCGTTCTTGCTGGCTTACAGCGAGCTGCTCATCAAGACCTGCCATCGACGAGGCATTCACGCCATGGGCGGAATGGCCGCGCAGATCCCCATCAAGGGCGACGCGGCGAGGAACGAGCAGTCGCTCGAAAAGGTGAGGGCCGACAAGCTCCGTGAGGTCCAGGCCGGGCACGACGGCACGTGGGTCGCGCACCCCGGCCTCATCGCCATCGCGCGCGCCGTCTTCGACGAGCACATGCCGGGAGCGCACCAAATTGCGCGCGCGCGCGACGACGTCTCGCCCTCGCAGAGCGCTCTCCTGGCGGTGCCCGGTGGCAAGCGGACCGAAGCGGGCCTCCGTCACAACGTCCGCGTCGGCATTCAGTACCTCGAGGCTTGGCTCGGCGGCCAAGGGTGCGTGCCGCTCTATGACCTCATGGAAGACGCGGCGACGGCGGAGATCAGCCGAGCCCAGATCTGGCAGTGGCTTCACCACGGCGTGACGCTCGATGGCGGCCCGGTCGTGACTGCCGCGTTCGTCGCGAGCGTCGTCGACGAAGAGCTCGCCCGGATTCGCGGCGAGGTCGGCGCCGAGCGCTTCGAGCGTGGGCACTTCCCTCGCGCCAAAGAGCTCTTCCTCAAGGTCGCCACCACCGAACCCTTCGAGGACTTCCTGACACTGCCGGCCTACGGCGATTTGTCCTGA
- a CDS encoding HAD family hydrolase has product MTTVPPSLVGGVRLLSLDAGNTVVFFDHARLASICEAAGHAVGRFDLEAAEGRAKRRHLDDAMETVAWAHDGAPGARAWGQMIGTLVVEAGAPRAAVRVILERAWAGHVRKNLWSVVPEGLRHALAWLASTGVKLGVVSNSEGMLDALFRNLALRELFHVFLDSGVVGVEKPDPRIFDMVRAPFGFAADEVLHLGDMVSTDIVGARRAGMRAALIDPFGHFDALEPDVTRVESVVAVVEAMLASSAR; this is encoded by the coding sequence TTGACGACGGTTCCGCCCTCGCTCGTCGGCGGCGTGCGTCTCCTGTCGCTCGACGCCGGCAACACCGTCGTCTTCTTCGACCACGCTCGCCTCGCGAGCATTTGTGAGGCCGCGGGCCATGCCGTCGGGCGCTTCGACCTCGAGGCCGCCGAGGGGCGCGCGAAGCGTCGCCACCTTGACGACGCGATGGAGACCGTCGCCTGGGCGCACGACGGCGCCCCCGGCGCCCGCGCCTGGGGCCAGATGATCGGCACGCTCGTGGTCGAGGCCGGCGCGCCTCGCGCCGCCGTCCGAGTGATCCTCGAGCGCGCGTGGGCCGGGCACGTGCGCAAAAACCTGTGGTCTGTTGTCCCCGAAGGCTTGCGCCACGCGCTGGCGTGGCTCGCCTCCACCGGCGTCAAACTGGGCGTCGTGTCGAACTCGGAAGGAATGCTCGACGCGCTCTTCCGGAACCTAGCGCTCCGCGAGCTCTTCCACGTCTTCCTCGACAGCGGCGTCGTCGGCGTCGAAAAGCCAGACCCTCGCATTTTCGATATGGTGCGGGCCCCCTTCGGCTTTGCCGCCGACGAGGTCCTGCACCTGGGCGACATGGTGTCGACAGACATCGTAGGTGCACGCCGAGCGGGTATGCGCGCCGCGCTCATCGATCCCTTTGGGCACTTTGACGCGCTGGAGCCAGACGTGACACGCGTCGAGAGCGTCGTCGCCGTTGTCGAAGCGATGCTGGCCAGCTCCGCGCGTTAG
- a CDS encoding methyl-accepting chemotaxis protein has translation MSGEQRAWWMGVTPKFAAFIVVVIAALCLANVWTATRALMGERTSAFEQKASVIALDVLGTLDGDADASMARSVRVNRTHRGVRYIAVVEKDGHPLVHTFTNGVPEEFRGAVANASRISGDQGLRVARDLSFRASDGVIHVLDVLGTSPRGVAVHVGMDLDLIEDEASRIQKYMLSAGSGVGLVGILVLVWIARTVVVRPIQELTRVTSEIVRKGDLTQEIGIKSEDEIGELARSFNGLMKRLREIPTALRDSTELLAASVADLSAFMTGQSQMLTKQAAALQETQVTAQEIKQTSLVAAQKAEAVIQVTERAESVSRGGEAAVEQSLKALFDMRAQVEEMATRIAGLGDKTVLIGDITQTVKDLADQSNMLALNAAIEAVRSGEHGRGFSVVAREIRSLADQSIQATNRVREILEDVRGAVAGTVTISERGSSRIDAGLKDVRTTGEKLTELSGIVKENSAVVRQINAAVGQQNAGVAQIFSAITDQNRMMEDTMKRLSQTESAVKTIEDVAIRLVKLVDEYKF, from the coding sequence ATGAGCGGAGAGCAACGGGCGTGGTGGATGGGCGTCACTCCGAAGTTTGCGGCGTTCATCGTCGTGGTCATCGCGGCGCTCTGTTTGGCGAACGTCTGGACGGCGACCAGGGCGCTGATGGGCGAGCGGACCAGCGCCTTCGAGCAGAAGGCGAGCGTCATCGCGCTCGATGTGCTTGGCACCCTCGACGGTGATGCCGACGCGAGCATGGCCCGCTCCGTGCGCGTCAATCGAACACACCGCGGCGTCCGCTACATCGCCGTTGTGGAGAAGGACGGGCATCCGCTCGTGCACACGTTCACCAACGGCGTCCCCGAGGAATTTCGTGGCGCCGTGGCGAACGCCTCGCGGATCTCCGGCGATCAGGGGCTGCGCGTGGCGCGAGACCTCAGCTTCCGCGCCTCCGACGGCGTCATCCACGTGCTCGACGTGCTCGGCACGAGCCCCCGCGGCGTCGCCGTGCACGTGGGCATGGACCTCGACCTCATCGAGGACGAAGCCTCGCGTATTCAGAAGTACATGCTGAGCGCCGGCTCCGGCGTGGGCCTCGTGGGCATCCTGGTCCTCGTATGGATCGCGCGGACCGTCGTCGTTCGTCCCATCCAGGAGCTCACGCGCGTCACGAGCGAGATCGTTCGGAAGGGCGACTTGACGCAGGAGATCGGCATCAAGTCCGAGGACGAGATCGGAGAGCTGGCGCGCTCCTTCAACGGCCTCATGAAGCGCCTTCGCGAGATACCGACGGCGCTGCGCGACTCGACGGAGCTCCTCGCCGCCTCTGTTGCCGACCTCTCCGCGTTCATGACGGGCCAGAGCCAGATGCTGACGAAGCAGGCCGCGGCGCTCCAGGAGACCCAGGTGACGGCCCAGGAGATCAAGCAGACCTCGCTCGTGGCGGCCCAGAAAGCCGAGGCCGTGATTCAGGTTACAGAGCGAGCCGAGAGCGTCAGCCGCGGTGGGGAAGCGGCCGTGGAGCAGAGCCTCAAGGCGCTCTTCGACATGCGCGCCCAGGTCGAGGAGATGGCGACCCGCATCGCAGGCCTCGGCGACAAGACGGTGCTCATCGGCGACATCACCCAGACGGTGAAGGACCTGGCCGACCAGTCGAACATGCTCGCACTAAACGCTGCCATCGAGGCGGTCCGCTCTGGCGAGCACGGACGGGGATTTTCAGTGGTCGCAAGGGAGATTCGAAGCCTCGCCGATCAATCGATCCAAGCGACGAACCGCGTCAGAGAGATTCTGGAGGACGTGCGCGGGGCCGTTGCCGGAACGGTCACCATCTCGGAGCGCGGTTCGAGTCGCATCGACGCGGGCTTGAAGGACGTTCGCACGACGGGCGAGAAGCTGACGGAGCTGTCGGGAATCGTGAAGGAGAACTCGGCCGTCGTTCGTCAGATCAACGCCGCCGTCGGGCAGCAGAACGCCGGTGTGGCGCAGATTTTCTCCGCCATCACGGACCAGAATCGAATGATGGAGGACACGATGAAACGCCTCTCGCAGACGGAGAGCGCCGTGAAGACGATCGAGGATGTGGCGATCCGCCTCGTGAAGCTGGTCGACGAGTACAAGTTCTGA
- the aceA gene encoding isocitrate lyase, with protein MSAAALPVLKTAYTSEQSPQRFAGILRPYTPGDVQRLRGSMRVSHTLAEVGARRLWNLLHSEDYVAALGALSGNQAVQMVRAGLSAIYVSGWQVAADANTSGQMYPDQSLYPVDSVPNVVSRINAALTRADQIDHAEGKGERYWFAPLIADAEAGFGGPLNAFELMKSMIEAGASGVHFEDQLAAEKKCGHMGGKVLVPTSQFIRTLAAARLAADVLDVSTLLIARTDAQSARLLTSDIDERDQPFIERGARTPEGFFHLKGGLDCAIARGLAYAPYADLIWCETSTPDLAEAKRFAEAIRARYPNKLLAYNCSPSFNWRKNLDDATIAKFQRELGAMGYKFQFVTLAGFHSLNYSMYELARKYKDRGMAAYSELQQAEFSAEKDGYTATRHQREVGTGYFDQVTEVLSAGKASTLALTESTEAAQFV; from the coding sequence ATGAGCGCAGCCGCCTTGCCCGTCCTAAAGACCGCCTACACGTCCGAGCAAAGTCCGCAGCGCTTTGCGGGCATCCTCCGGCCCTACACGCCGGGCGACGTTCAGCGGCTGCGCGGCTCCATGAGGGTGTCCCATACGCTCGCGGAGGTCGGCGCCCGCCGCCTGTGGAACCTCCTTCACAGCGAGGACTACGTCGCGGCCTTAGGCGCCCTCTCCGGTAACCAGGCGGTGCAGATGGTGCGCGCGGGCCTCTCGGCCATCTACGTGAGCGGCTGGCAAGTCGCCGCCGACGCCAACACGTCGGGCCAGATGTACCCGGACCAGAGCCTCTACCCCGTCGACAGCGTCCCCAACGTGGTCTCGCGCATCAACGCAGCGTTGACGCGCGCCGATCAAATCGATCACGCCGAGGGCAAGGGCGAGCGCTATTGGTTCGCGCCGCTCATCGCCGACGCCGAGGCTGGCTTCGGCGGGCCCCTCAACGCCTTCGAACTCATGAAGTCGATGATCGAAGCGGGCGCTTCCGGCGTTCACTTTGAAGACCAACTGGCCGCCGAGAAGAAGTGCGGCCACATGGGCGGCAAGGTCCTCGTGCCGACGAGTCAGTTCATCCGCACGCTCGCGGCGGCTCGTCTCGCGGCCGACGTGCTCGACGTCTCCACGCTCCTCATCGCGCGGACCGACGCCCAGAGCGCGCGGCTCCTCACGAGCGACATCGATGAGCGCGACCAGCCGTTCATCGAGCGCGGCGCGCGAACGCCAGAAGGCTTCTTTCATCTCAAGGGTGGCCTCGACTGCGCCATCGCGCGCGGCCTCGCCTACGCGCCCTACGCGGACCTCATCTGGTGCGAGACGTCGACGCCGGATCTCGCGGAGGCAAAGCGCTTCGCCGAGGCCATTCGCGCGCGCTACCCGAACAAGCTGTTGGCCTACAACTGCTCGCCGTCCTTCAACTGGCGAAAGAACCTCGACGACGCGACCATCGCCAAGTTCCAGCGCGAGCTAGGGGCCATGGGCTACAAGTTCCAGTTCGTCACCCTCGCCGGCTTCCACTCGCTCAACTACTCGATGTACGAGCTCGCTCGGAAGTACAAGGATCGCGGTATGGCCGCCTACTCGGAGCTCCAACAGGCCGAATTCTCCGCTGAGAAGGACGGCTACACCGCGACGCGGCATCAGCGCGAAGTCGGCACCGGCTACTTCGATCAGGTGACCGAGGTGCTGAGCGCTGGGAAGGCCTCGACGCTCGCGCTGACGGAATCAACGGAGGCGGCGCAGTTCGTGTGA
- a CDS encoding DEAD/DEAH box helicase: protein MDDHTKEALGPALSEALEKKGYAELTPVQLAVLEDGVTERDVRMTSQTGSGKTVAIGLLLRHLVAAALAHESPKSAAGRPTALVITPTRELARQVESELRWLFAAMAVRVAVVTGGSSYGLERRALGSDPTIVVGTPGRLVDHLDRGSIDPAGLLAIVIDEADRMLDLGFREDLEKIIGRAPAGRRTHLVSATFPRDVAALANRVQTEPLHVEGTRLGDANLDIEHLLHLVPAHERFAGLVNLLLSDHDGRSIVFARTRAEVSDLSEELRRANFRVAALSGDMEQRERNRALAAFKQGELNVLVATDVAARGLDVAAVDRVVHYSPPTEPDAYTHRSGRTGRAGRRGTSHVLVAPRELLRVRRVLSEAKVTSRVEPLEAREVIEARLRESFVAELTAEGADEAMDPRLGALAKRLAEVPNVEPVLRRLLMRGDFARLPAPRDVTPVDAPVPRERESRRRLPSANDERGPRPAAGDWVPFRVTWGSVHGADPRRLLAMVCRRGGIQSRSVGAIRIGPTWSTVDVARSVAAEFSSAAAEPDPRDRRVTIAADRGPSPERGPRSTSRHEGPRHEGPRHEGPRPEGPRRDAPPGPRGPRFDAPRGDGPRRDGPRQDGPRRDGPARGGPSREDPRRDRPAHEAPHRDSPPREDTRGHDAAARERPRREGPRPAYNERPAPRADAASSGARPRDAVKAERPSRRSLPEAPPRDEGARPPRRDVVPRDRRDAPPAGPAPRDSGGRAPPRRPAQGGASRFSKKPKAGRGPR from the coding sequence GTGGACGACCACACCAAAGAAGCCCTCGGTCCCGCACTCAGCGAAGCACTCGAAAAGAAGGGCTACGCAGAGCTGACGCCGGTGCAGCTCGCGGTCCTCGAAGACGGGGTCACCGAGCGCGACGTCCGCATGACGTCGCAAACGGGGTCCGGGAAGACCGTCGCCATTGGGCTCTTGCTCAGGCACCTGGTGGCCGCCGCTCTTGCGCACGAGAGCCCAAAGTCGGCCGCCGGGCGACCAACCGCGCTGGTGATCACGCCGACACGCGAGCTGGCACGTCAGGTCGAGAGCGAGCTTCGCTGGCTCTTCGCGGCCATGGCCGTTCGTGTCGCCGTCGTAACCGGTGGCTCCAGCTACGGCCTCGAGCGCCGCGCGCTTGGCTCCGACCCGACGATCGTCGTCGGAACGCCGGGCCGACTCGTCGACCACCTCGATCGAGGCAGCATCGATCCCGCCGGGCTCCTCGCCATCGTGATCGACGAAGCGGACCGCATGCTCGACCTCGGTTTCCGAGAGGACCTGGAGAAGATCATCGGACGCGCGCCGGCGGGGCGCCGCACCCACCTTGTCTCGGCGACCTTTCCTCGCGACGTGGCGGCGCTCGCCAATCGCGTCCAGACGGAGCCGCTGCACGTCGAGGGCACGCGCCTCGGCGACGCCAACCTCGACATCGAACATCTCCTGCACCTTGTGCCGGCCCACGAGCGTTTTGCCGGTCTCGTCAACCTGCTGCTCTCCGATCACGACGGTCGCTCCATCGTGTTCGCCCGGACACGCGCCGAAGTGTCCGATCTCTCCGAGGAGCTTAGGCGCGCGAACTTTCGCGTCGCCGCGCTCTCCGGCGACATGGAACAGCGAGAGCGCAACCGCGCGCTTGCCGCCTTCAAGCAGGGTGAGCTCAACGTCCTCGTCGCCACCGATGTCGCCGCCCGCGGTCTCGACGTCGCGGCCGTCGATCGCGTCGTGCATTATTCGCCGCCCACGGAGCCGGACGCTTATACGCACCGCAGCGGTCGCACGGGGCGCGCCGGTCGGCGCGGCACGAGCCACGTGCTGGTGGCGCCGCGGGAGCTCTTGCGCGTGCGCCGGGTGCTCTCCGAGGCCAAGGTCACGTCGCGCGTCGAGCCGCTCGAAGCTCGCGAAGTCATCGAGGCGCGTCTTCGCGAGAGCTTCGTCGCCGAGCTCACGGCGGAAGGTGCGGACGAAGCCATGGACCCGCGCCTCGGTGCGCTCGCCAAGCGCCTCGCTGAGGTCCCCAACGTCGAGCCCGTGCTCCGTCGCCTCCTCATGCGTGGCGACTTCGCCCGCCTGCCGGCGCCGCGCGACGTGACGCCCGTTGACGCGCCCGTTCCCCGCGAGCGCGAATCGCGACGACGCCTGCCCTCGGCCAACGATGAGCGGGGGCCGCGCCCCGCCGCCGGCGATTGGGTGCCTTTCCGAGTCACGTGGGGCTCGGTTCACGGCGCCGATCCGCGTCGTCTGCTCGCGATGGTTTGCCGCCGCGGAGGCATTCAGAGTCGCAGCGTCGGCGCCATTCGCATCGGTCCCACGTGGTCGACGGTCGACGTGGCGCGGTCTGTGGCCGCCGAGTTTTCGAGCGCCGCGGCGGAGCCGGATCCGCGCGATCGTCGCGTGACCATCGCGGCCGATCGCGGCCCGTCGCCCGAGCGCGGGCCACGCTCCACGTCCCGTCACGAGGGGCCGCGTCACGAGGGGCCGCGCCACGAGGGGCCGCGCCCCGAAGGCCCGCGGCGTGACGCACCGCCCGGGCCACGAGGTCCGCGCTTTGACGCCCCGCGCGGGGATGGTCCGCGTCGAGACGGACCGCGGCAAGATGGCCCGCGTCGTGATGGACCGGCTCGCGGGGGACCCAGCCGTGAGGACCCCCGTCGGGACCGACCCGCTCACGAAGCACCGCATCGCGACAGCCCGCCGCGCGAGGACACCCGCGGCCACGACGCAGCGGCTCGCGAGCGACCGCGCCGCGAGGGCCCGCGCCCTGCGTATAACGAGAGGCCGGCGCCGCGCGCGGATGCCGCGTCGTCCGGCGCGCGGCCTCGCGACGCTGTCAAGGCCGAGAGGCCGAGTCGACGGTCGCTGCCCGAGGCGCCGCCGCGCGACGAAGGGGCCCGCCCCCCGCGCCGCGACGTCGTGCCGCGCGACCGCAGAGACGCGCCGCCGGCCGGTCCAGCGCCGCGCGACAGCGGCGGTCGCGCGCCGCCGCGTCGCCCCGCCCAAGGTGGCGCGTCCCGCTTCAGCAAGAAGCCGAAGGCGGGCCGCGGTCCTCGCTAG
- a CDS encoding response regulator, with product MVKQILLIDDSATMREILKVYLMGRGFSFIDCPGAARALEILSSQPVDLIIADINMPKMDGLTFVRAVRVHELEAVRTVPVILVTGDRADDLKTRGRDAGANGFLQKPLSSDQLMMLVDQLLPKT from the coding sequence ATGGTGAAGCAGATCCTCCTGATCGACGACAGCGCGACGATGAGAGAGATCCTCAAGGTCTACTTGATGGGCCGCGGCTTCTCCTTCATCGACTGCCCCGGTGCCGCACGCGCCCTCGAGATCCTGTCGTCGCAACCGGTTGACCTGATCATCGCCGACATCAACATGCCAAAGATGGACGGGTTGACCTTTGTCCGTGCGGTGCGTGTCCACGAACTCGAGGCGGTGCGAACGGTGCCCGTGATCCTCGTGACGGGGGACCGCGCCGACGACTTGAAGACACGGGGGCGCGACGCCGGCGCCAACGGCTTCCTGCAAAAGCCGCTCTCGAGCGACCAGTTGATGATGCTCGTCGATCAGCTGCTGCCCAAGACGTAG